A region from the Streptomyces lydicus genome encodes:
- a CDS encoding GntR family transcriptional regulator — MVSVVEFRIDRRSGVATYLQIVQQVQQALRLGILVEGDRLPTAAQVAATTKVNPNTTLKAYRELEREGLVEPRPGLGTFVSRTLARPESAADALLREELRSWVDRARAEGLDREDVQALMNSVLQDRYPES; from the coding sequence GTGGTGAGCGTCGTCGAATTCCGCATCGACCGCCGCAGCGGCGTCGCCACCTACCTCCAGATCGTCCAACAGGTCCAGCAGGCACTGCGGTTGGGCATCCTGGTGGAGGGCGACCGGCTGCCCACCGCCGCGCAGGTCGCCGCCACGACCAAGGTCAACCCCAACACGACCCTCAAGGCCTACCGCGAGCTGGAACGCGAGGGCCTGGTCGAACCGCGCCCCGGCCTCGGCACCTTCGTCAGCCGTACGCTCGCCCGCCCCGAGTCCGCGGCGGACGCCCTGCTGCGCGAAGAGCTCCGCTCCTGGGTGGACCGGGCCCGCGCGGAGGGGCTGGACCGCGAGGACGTCCAGGCGCTGATGAACTCGGTGCTGCAGGACCGGTATCCGGAGAGCTGA